A genomic region of Streptomyces sp. NBC_00247 contains the following coding sequences:
- a CDS encoding alpha/beta fold hydrolase produces the protein MTNYVLVAGAWLGGRAWDEVAEELRRGGHTVHPVTLSGLAEKSDVPAGQRTHVQDIVDAVEHAGPAGVVLVGHSYAGVPVGQAAARVGDRLAHVVFVDSEVPADGRAFVSSPWGGSVVAAIAENGGSWPPPPAQEFEGQDLTDAQIGRLLDGATPHPGAALTEPAELTRPLGELPATYVKCLLDGPEPNDDVVELLKSDRWRLVEMETGHWPMFSKPRELARILAEVPLPS, from the coding sequence ATGACGAACTACGTGCTGGTGGCGGGAGCTTGGCTCGGAGGCCGGGCCTGGGACGAGGTGGCCGAAGAGCTGCGCCGGGGCGGGCACACCGTCCACCCGGTGACCCTCTCCGGACTCGCCGAGAAGAGTGACGTACCGGCGGGGCAGCGGACGCACGTCCAGGACATCGTGGACGCGGTCGAGCACGCAGGACCGGCCGGGGTGGTGCTCGTCGGCCACAGCTACGCGGGCGTCCCCGTGGGCCAGGCCGCCGCACGCGTCGGGGACCGGCTCGCGCACGTGGTGTTCGTGGACTCCGAAGTCCCCGCCGACGGACGGGCATTCGTCTCCAGCCCCTGGGGCGGGAGCGTGGTGGCCGCCATCGCCGAGAACGGCGGCTCCTGGCCCCCGCCACCCGCCCAGGAGTTCGAGGGACAGGACCTCACCGACGCGCAGATCGGCCGGCTCCTCGACGGTGCGACCCCCCACCCCGGCGCCGCCCTCACCGAGCCCGCCGAGCTCACCCGCCCGCTCGGCGAGCTGCCCGCCACCTACGTCAAGTGCCTGCTCGACGGCCCGGAGCCCAACGACGACGTGGTCGAGCTGCTGAAGAGCGACCGATGGCGGCTGGTCGAGATGGAGACCGGCCACTGGCCGATGTTCTCCAAGCCGCGCGAACTGGCCCGCATCCTGGCGGAGGTGCC